The Faecalibacterium sp. I3-3-89 sequence GTCTCTCTTTATCCTGTGATCAGCGCCACTGCCACGTCGTTGACGTTTGTTCCGGTGGCCCCGGTGATGATCAGCCCCTCTGCCGCCTGTAAGGCGTGATAGGCATCGTTATTTTTCAGGGTGTCGAACACGTTCCAGCCCTTTGCCGCCAGAGCGGCGGCGGTATCGCCGTCCACATAGCCGCCAGCGGCATCGGTGGGGCCGTCGGTGCCGTCGCTGCCCACTGAGAAGACTGCCGCGTCCAGCCCGGCAAGAGCCGGAGCCGCCGCAAGGGCGATCTCCTGATTGCGGCCGCCGAGACCCTTCCCGGTCAGGTGCACCACAGTCTCGCCGCCTGCGATAAAGGCCAGCTTCCGGCCCTGCCCCGCATGGGTGCGGACGATGGAGCCAAGGAAGCTGCCTGCCTCCCGTGCCTCGCAGCAGAGCCGGTCGGTGAGGACGACCGGCTCATAGCCCCGCGCCCGGCAGGCACTGGCTGCAGCTGCACACAGTTCCCGGACGCTGCCGGTGATCCGGGTCGTCACGTTATCGAGCGCTTTCGGCGTTTCCTGTGCCAGAAGCGCTTTCGCCTGTTCCGACAGGTTCAGCCGATACTTTTCCGCAATGGCAAGCGCCTGCGCGCAGGTGGAGGAGTCCGGCACCGCCGGGCCGCTGGCGATCATGTCCAGCGGGTCGCCCAGAATATCACTGAGG is a genomic window containing:
- a CDS encoding glycerate kinase type-2 family protein, whose protein sequence is MNETLRRDADAIIGASLSAVLPDEAVRRALKAFQPKGGKVLLVAAGKAGWQMARAAVEALGRVDGGVVVTKYGHVKGQISGVDCYEAGHPVPDENGFAATEKALELVQGLTAEDTVLFLLSGGGSALFEKPLLPGGELQDITHQLLASGADIVEMNTIRKRLSGVKGGRFAQRCAPANVFSIVLSDILGDPLDMIASGPAVPDSSTCAQALAIAEKYRLNLSEQAKALLAQETPKALDNVTTRITGSVRELCAAAASACRARGYEPVVLTDRLCCEAREAGSFLGSIVRTHAGQGRKLAFIAGGETVVHLTGKGLGGRNQEIALAAAPALAGLDAAVFSVGSDGTDGPTDAAGGYVDGDTAAALAAKGWNVFDTLKNNDAYHALQAAEGLIITGATGTNVNDVAVALITG